A single Elephas maximus indicus isolate mEleMax1 chromosome 2, mEleMax1 primary haplotype, whole genome shotgun sequence DNA region contains:
- the LOC126068418 gene encoding beta-1,3-galactosyltransferase 5-like has product MAYAKMRYIYIFLLVLGALGLFFSIYSLFPFKEEKFAFKKDKGSFLQLPEINCRQNPPFLVLLVTSSPRQGAARMAIRQTWGREMVVKGKRIKTFFLLGITTQEQEMTVVTLEGQQYQDIIQKDFVDVYFNLTLKTMMGIEWVHRYCPETTFVMKTDSDMFINVYYLTELLLKKNRTTRFFTGFFKMYRFPIRDNSSKWFVSKFEYPWAEYPPFCSGTGYVFSSDVASQVYYVSDSVPFIKLEDVFVGLCLKKLNIKLEELHSEQTFFPGGLPFTTCRFKKIVACHFIRPPQMLLYWQALERSPEEECPVS; this is encoded by the coding sequence ATGGCTTACGCGAAGATGAGATATATATACATTTTCCTTCTGGTTCTGGGGGCCCTTGGCTTGTTTTTTAGCATATACAGTCTGTTTCCTTTTAAAGAAGAGAAGTTTGCTTTCAAGAAAGACAAGGGGAGCTTCCTTCAGCTCCCAGAAATAAACTGCAGGCAGAATCCTCCATTCCTTGTCCTGCTGGTGACTTCCTCGCCCAGACAGGGAGCCGCGCGGATGGCCATCAGGCAGACTTGGGGGAGAGAGATGGTCGTGAAAGGAAAACGAATAAAAACCTTCTTTCTCCTGGGAATCACAACCCAAGAGCAGGAAATGACAGTAGTGACCCTGGAAGGCCAGCAGTATCAAGACATTATCCAGAAGGACTTTGTAGACGTCTATTTTAATTTGACTCTGAAGACCATGATGGGCATTGAATGGGTCCACCGCTACTGCCCTGAGACTACCTTTGTGATGAAGACAGACTCCGACATGTTTATAAATGTCTACTATCTGACTGAACTACTtctaaagaaaaacagaacaactaggtttttcactggcttcTTTAAAATGTATAGATTTCCAATTAGGGATAATTCTAGTAAGTGGTTTGTCAGTAAATTCGAGTACCCATGGGCCGAGTATCCGCCTTTTTGCTCTGGCACGGGCTACGTTTTTTCTAGCGATGTTGCAAGCCAGGTGTATTATGTGTCCGACAGCGTCCCCTTCATTAAATTAGAAGATGTGTTTGTGGGACTCTGCCTGAAGAAACTGAACATCAAGCTGGAGGAACTTCACTCGGAGCAGACGTTTTTCCCTGGAGGGTTGCCCTTTACCACATGTCGCTTTAAGAAAATTGTGGCCTGCCATTTTATCAGACCTCCACAAATGTTGCTGTATTGGCAGGCTCTGGAGAGATCCCCAGAAGAAGAGTGCCCAGTTTCCTGA